The candidate division KSB1 bacterium sequence CGCCGATGATGCCGGCAAAGCCGCTGGCGCGCTGCACCTCCTTGCGCAACTGGCGGTTCTCCTCCTGCAGTTGCTGGTAGAGCTGGGCGTTCTCGATGGCGATGGCGGCCTGGTTGGCGAAAGTCATCAGAAAGGGGATGCTGGTCTGGGTGAACCCGCTGCGGTGGTTGATGCTGTCCAGATAGATGGCGCCGATGCGGCGCTCCTTGATCTTCAGCGGCACACACGCAATCGAGCGGATCTGGTACATGATGATGCTGTGCATGTCTTCGAAGGCGCCTTCGCTCTGCGTGTCATAGATCAACACCGCCTCGCCGGTTTGCAGCACCTGGCGCACCACGCTGGAGGAGATGCGCGCCACGTCTTCGATTTTCTCTTCGGTGATGTTGCGGGCGATGCGCACCACCGGCGTGCCGGTTTCATTGTTCAGCAGGATGAAGCCACGCTCCGCCGCGACGGTTTCCAACGCGATGTCCATGATCTTTTCGAGCAACACGTCGAGCTGTTGGAGCGTGTTGATGACGGTGCTGATGCGCGACAGGGCGTCCAGCAGCGCCTCGCCGCTCTGACGAGTTTCGTTATCCATGGGTCTTTGCCAGCATGCAACGCCAAACCGGGATGATCACATGTGCCGGCGCAACACCGTGGTGCTGCTTTGCAGTCAGTCGGTCGATTGCGCCCGGGTCTTGCAGGTTGTGCTCCCGCTCAACAAGGTGGGCAAACGGCACGACCGTGCAGTGTGCCGGGTTAGAAAAGATGCGGTCCCGAACAAGGGCACCATTTTGGGAGTTGTGGGGCGGCCATGCCATGGTCACGCAACGGCCGCCACTGGCCTGCAACATGAATTGCAGGCATGGCACCCGGGAAATCCTGCGGCGATTTCTTGCAGAGGGCCGCAAAATTCAGTTATGATATACCGGCAGCGGCGGGGGATCGCTGAAAGGGAGGGATTCGTTTGCGGGTTAAGGCGGGCAAAATCAAAGACGCAGCCGCGTGCCCGCGTTGCTGGCGGGCGCAGCCGCCTGCCGCAACTGCGAGGCGTGGCACAGGACGACACTTGCGACGCCATGCTGCAACGCGGCAAAAGCCTCGTCCAGTTTGGGAAGCATGCCTTTGGAAATCACACCACCGGCCTTGAGTTGCTGATAATCCGCCGGCGTCAGCAAAGGAACAACATCGTCCTCGCGGCTGGAAGCGAGCACGCCTTTCTTGTCGAAGCAATAGATCAGGGTGATGTCATATCTGCCTGACAACGCGCTGGCGAGCGCCGCCGCGAGGGTGTCGGCATTGGTGTTGAGCATTTGCCCGCGGCCGTCATGCGTAAGCGGCGCGAACACCGGCACCAACCCGGCGCCCAGCAAGGTCTGCAGCGCGGCCGTGTCCACTCGTTCAATGTCACCCACATAGCCGAAGTCAATATGGGGATGCCGGCGCTTGCCGGCCCGCACGCTGTCGGCATCCGCGCCGGTCAGGCCCAGGGCGTTGCAACCGCGCGCCTGCAGCCCGCTGACCAGCGTCTTGTTGATCAGCCCGCCATACACCATCGTCACCACCTTCAGCGTCTCCGCGTCCGTGATGCGGCGGCCGTCAATCATTTGCGTTGTGATGCCGAGTGTCGCCGCCAGGTCCGTGGCCAGCTTGCCACCGCCGTGCACCAGGAGTTTTCGACCGGGGAGGGCGCTGAAATCATCGAGAAATGCGGCCAGTTCCGCGGGGGCATCGATGACATTGCCGCCGATCTTGACAAGCA is a genomic window containing:
- the argB gene encoding acetylglutamate kinase — translated: MEKLLLVKIGGNVIDAPAELAAFLDDFSALPGRKLLVHGGGKLATDLAATLGITTQMIDGRRITDAETLKVVTMVYGGLINKTLVSGLQARGCNALGLTGADADSVRAGKRRHPHIDFGYVGDIERVDTAALQTLLGAGLVPVFAPLTHDGRGQMLNTNADTLAAALASALSGRYDITLIYCFDKKGVLASSREDDVVPLLTPADYQQLKAGGVISKGMLPKLDEAFAALQHGVASVVLCHASQLRQAAAPASNAGTRLRL